A window of Gadus chalcogrammus isolate NIFS_2021 chromosome 2, NIFS_Gcha_1.0, whole genome shotgun sequence genomic DNA:
GTTTTAATAATTCAAGTCTGTAACATCATGTAGGATTGCTACATGAAGATCAGTGGTTTTCGGATCCAATAATCGTCCTGAGTCAGATACTGTTATAGCAGAGCTTAATGTAGCATGACTTTCAAATTATGAGAGCAGGCATACTTCCAATCATTACAAAGCTTATGGGCGGATTGTGCAAACCTTTGAAATTGTGAAAATACTAGTCCCTCACTGAAGAGTGAAATCATAAAAATAGTAAAGACGTTTGCCACCTGTTCAATTCGTATTTAGTTAATAAGTTATTGTAGGCCTAGATGGAGCTCTTTGCTATCTTTTACTTAGCAGGCAGTTGTGCTTGGTGACACGGTGGTTAATATATCTCAATCAAAAATATGTTACGGGCAGATCCCTACTACCAGCACCATCTGGTCCCAATCATAGGATGTATCAGCCCTGTCTGGCCTCTAAAGAATCCATCAGTGCTAGGCAGTAGGGTTGTGACGGTACACAAAGGTCACCGTTTGGTACTTGCctctgttttgaatttgaaataaTTATACATTACTTGTATATTATTAACCACTTAGTTGAATTAGTAAACTAAAATGACAATAAAACATGTATGTATTGATTAATTAAACAATCCTCTTCAATGTAAAGGCACCTTAACTTGTAAGCTATGACGATAGCTTTACATTTATAAACTTGATGCATTTCGTTAATCTATTAAAGAACCTCCTCACTTGGCTACTAAATGTCGTAGACTACAACATCCCTTTGGAGGAACCTTACACAGCACATACCGTACAAAGACAGTCCGGTATGAATTTACTATCTGCGGTATACCGTACATCGATACAACGCCACCACCAATATAAGGAGACCTCCTAAATAATGCAGTGCCTGCTCGGACCCCAATTTTGCAGCATGACGTAAAAAGACCCAGGACATGATGCAGctatttttttctgttctgtCCATGTGAGGCGCTTGTTTTAACTCCATTCTTTCTTCCAGTCCCTGTTGCCAGTCAGCCGGTCGGCCATTCTGTCCCGCTCCATCCAGACGAGCGCAGTCTCCCGGGACATCGACACAGCGGCCAAGTTCATTGGTGCTGGAGCTGCCACAGTTGGTGTGGCTGGTTCAGGAGCCGGAATCGGGACAGTTTTTGGCAGCCTCATCATCGGCTATGCAAGGTAAAGACATAACATCAGTAtgttgtctttttttgtttttcttggcaCGGTGGTGGTTCTAATGATGGTTTGACttggtgtttttgttttatctCAAAGGAACCCTTCCCTAAAGCAGCAGCTCTTCTCCTATGCCATCCTGGGATTCGCTCTCTCTGAGGCCATGGGCTTGTTCTGTCTGATGGTGGCATTCCTCATCCTGTTCGCCATGTAAACCTGGCATTATACCTCACCACCTACATCGTCCTTCCCCCTTCCTTCCTAGGGCGGGAGGGGGAATGGTTTTTGAAATCTCTaactgaaggagctgatgggtCATTCCAATCAACAAAACAAATATTCTGAAAtggaatttaataaaaaaaaaaaactgtggtTAAGAGCGTTCAGTCCTACCCCTTAATGTTCCTACGCTTTATTTTTGTTCAAAAGTTTTATGTGAGTCCACCTTTCGGTTGACATTAAATCTGTCTGAAATAAATGGTTGGGATAACTTAaatctgttgttgtggtttctTCCATGCTGAATGTAATGCAGCATTTGTATTACACAGAACTGCAGCCAGCCTGATTCAGTGTTCAATTAATATTCTTGTTGAATTATAAACTTAACATTGGGCTGTGGTAACAGTCCAATCTACTTGACCACTTCTGTCAACTTATAAccataatgtgttttttttttttcaagcaaAGTTTAAATCTGATCATGTCTCTTAATTGAGTATATCTAAATCAAGATTTTGGTAAACTATTTGGCATTAAGAACTGactcaaaataaatgttaatcGCCATATAGGATTCTTGTCCATTTACTCCATGTCTTCATAGAATCTTTATTTTGGCAGt
This region includes:
- the atp5mc1 gene encoding ATP synthase F(0) complex subunit C1, mitochondrial; this translates as MYACAKFVTSSTVLRGGSRVLARPVSVSIFNRPEASVEQQSLLPVSRSAILSRSIQTSAVSRDIDTAAKFIGAGAATVGVAGSGAGIGTVFGSLIIGYARNPSLKQQLFSYAILGFALSEAMGLFCLMVAFLILFAM